A stretch of the Papaver somniferum cultivar HN1 chromosome 6, ASM357369v1, whole genome shotgun sequence genome encodes the following:
- the LOC113290971 gene encoding calcium-transporting ATPase 12, plasma membrane-type-like has translation MKLPVDHDIDSTRIELIEQNNASTPTEGSSTSTRNHWRQVLLLFRAYLRLKYSISHNGTNNISITDPADDDLPTYTALSSDGYDRLQDIHLDIYSDDEVSNGTNITNMNNNNNSDNEEVLPHPTRINKDTLISILKEKNLVTLRDHGGVEGIAASLATNLENGISPEVEEDLQLRQAEYGTNTYLLERTDPAKSFFHFLFKACKDFTIILLLCCAVIALGSGLKEEGQENGWYDGTTLLITVFILVSVTSFRNYFSSRKSQKLLVNKNKLGMTNVRRQGILQEVFVSEVLVGDLVFLRAGDWVPADGLYLGDGNLKVDDGILHHKSTISHVQNPFLYYGAKVIHGSGQMLVTSVGMNTIMGEMMSKVMHDTNRKRKPLQHQIDKMNNYLQNIGLFLAVLILLVLLLRYFQGKKDDETGYPDQISKKSAAEELMKAVERFVTRPRGIFASLANVFAVLLVGLHEGLPLAVSLSLSYWNDRTSKDHQVIICESSGGTTLGSMTSFVINKATLNQMKVDVFCIGEEITGGNNIPVISPEVVEMICDGVGATVLESGALSGPMEDPLLIPWDELNLGVDMEQLKQSRRVLISSSFGSDSKKRGSLMRKNEGARETLHLHWRGSAETILEMCSEYYNIDGIKNVLDDGKRDGFRQFIKDMDNKGLLSIAFAYSTITEGAEDDGVNDKVMITELRENNLILLLLLGVKYPCCPEARKTAVDALRNAGVSIKLVSAESLAVVKPIAIEYGIFVPEKDLNAIVLEGEEFRNFTADERREKADRITVMGSASPSDKLLLVQSLHQKGQVVAFMGTRTVELPALKEADVGLFMGTNNSAMAKESCDISIPNGNFASIVKVLLIGRSNYQNIRKFLQLELTTNISGILLTFVTTVFQGDTPITPLQLFLVNLTVGTLAALALLTEAPTQKLLETRPINQTQPIITKSMRRNIFVQVCYQAIVLLTFQLIKDGDILGMDRKLKKAMVFNGFVLCLVFNQFNARAPEKKNVFKGIIGSHWFLVSVGVPIILEVLLMEFAEKFTGFPRLNKMQWLACILFAIMSWPIDYAVKCISSFFAKRSIGVPSCLSSTGPLQSTPSTSLLSQSPTPVT, from the coding sequence ATGAAGTTACCGGTTGATCATGATATTGACTCAACCCGTATTGAGCTTATTGAGCAGAATAATGCTAGCACACCAACTGAAGGAAGTAGTACTAGTACTCGGAACCACTGGCGACAGGTTTTACTGCTTTTTCGTGCTTATCTACGTCTGAAGTATTCCATTAGCCACAATGGAACTAACAACATATCCATCACAGACCCTGCTGATGATGACTTGCCAACTTACACAGCTCTTTCTAGTGATGGATACGATCGGTTGCAAGATATTCATCTTGACATCTACAGCGATGATGAAGTCAGCAACGGCACGAACATCACCAACATGAACAACAATAACAACAGTGATAATGAAGAAGTTCTGCCACACCCAACCAGAATCAACAAGGATACTCTCATTAGTATCTTAAAGGAGAAGAACCTGGTTACTCTTCGTGATCATGGAGGAGTTGAAGGAATTGCAGCTTCTCTTGCAACCAATTTGGAGAATGGAATTTCACCGGAAGTTGAAGAAGATCTTCAACTTCGACAAGCTGAATATGGAACAAACACTTACTTGCTGGAGCGGACCGATCCTGCGAAAAGCTTCTTCCACTTTCTTTTCAAGGCCTGCAAAGATTTCACGATTATCCTACTGTTATGTTGTGCAGTAATAGCTCTTGGGTCTGGTCTCAAGGAAGAAGGCCAAGAAAATGGATGGTACGACGGGACGACTCTATTAATCACCGTCTTCATATTAGTATCTGTAACTTCGTTCAGAAACTACTTCAGTTCTAGAAAGTCACAGAAGCTGCTAGTTAACAAGAATAAACTTGGGATGACCAATGTTCGAAGGCAAGGAATTCTGCAAGAAGTTTTTGTTTCTGAAGTGCTGGTTGGTGATTTGGTATTCTTGAGAGCTGGAGATTGGGTTCCTGCTGATGGGTTATATTTGGGTGATGGCAATTTGAAGGTGGACGATGGTATCTTGCATCATAAATCGACAATTAGTCATGTTCAGAACCCATTTTTATACTATGGTGCAAAGGTGATTCATGGGTCTGGTCAAATGCTTGTTACATCAGTAGGCATGAATACGATAATGGGAGAAATGATGAGCAAAGTAATGCATGATACCAACAGAAAACGAAAACCACTACAACATCAAATTGATAAGATGAATAACTACCTTCAAAATATCGGTCTGTTTTTGGCGGTGCTAATTCTTCTGGTGTTGCTTTTGCGTTACTTTCAAGGGAAAAAAGATGATGAAACTGGTTACCCGGATCAAATTAGCAAAAAATCTGCAGCTGAAGAGTTGATGAAAGCTGTGGAGAGATTCGTTACAAGGCCACGAGGAATATTTGCTAGTCTGGCAAACGTGTTTGCAGTTTTGCTGGTGGGGTTGCATGAAGGGTTGCCATTAGCCGTCAGTCTATCACTCTCGTACTGGAATGATAGAACATCAAAAGATCATCAGGTTATAATTTGTGAATCATCTGGAGGTACCACCTTGGGTTCGATGACAAGTTTCGTAATCAATAAAGCTACATTGAACCAGATGAAGGTCGACGTATTCTGCATTGGTGAGGAAATTACTGGCGGAAATAACATCCCTGTCATATCTCCTGAGGTTGTGGAGATGATTTGTGACGGGGTTGGTGCAACAGTTCTTGAGTCTGGTGCATTATCTGGTCCGATGGAGGATCCACTCCTAATTCCTTGGGATGAGTTGAACTTGGGAGTTGATATGGAGCAATTGAAACAAAGTCGAAGAGTACTAATTAGTTCATCCTTTGGTTCTGACAGCAAAAAAAGAGGGTCATTGATGAGGAAGAATGAAGGTGCCAGAGAAACACTTCATCTGCATTGGAGAGGATCTGCGGAGACTATTTTGGAAATGTGCTCTGAATACTACAATATTGATGGGATAAAAAATGTCCTGGATGATGGAAAAAGAGATGGGTTTCGTCAATTTATTAAGGATATGGATAACAAAGGTCTCTTGTCCATTGCATTCGCTTACAGCACTATAACTGAAGGCGCTGAGGATGATGGTGTTAACGATAAGGTTATGATTACAGAATTGCGTGAAAATAACTTGATCTTGTTGTTACTTTTGGGTGTGAAGTATCCATGTTGTCCAGAGGCGAGAAAGACGGCTGTGGATGCTTTACGAAATGCTGGCGTTAGCATCAAACTTGTATCTGCAGAGAGCTTGGCAGTGGTGAAACCCATAGCTATTGAATATGGAATTTTTGTCCCTGAGAAGGACTTAAATGCTATTGTGCTCGAAGGTGAAGAGTTCAGAAATTTCACCGCTGACGAGAGGAGGGAAAAAGCAGATAGGATAACCGTGATGGGCAGTGCAAGTCCTTCAGATAAGCTTCTCTTGGTACAGAGCTTACATCAAAAAGGTCAAGTGGTTGCATTTATGGGAACCAGAACGGTTGAACTTCCAGCTCTAAAAGAAGCAGATGTAGGTCTTTTCATGGGGACAAACAACTCTGCAATGGCAAAAGAAAGTTGCGATATTAGTATTCCGAATGGCAATTTCGCTTCTATTGTTAAAGTCTTGTTGATTGGGAGATCTAATTACCAAAACATTCGCAAGTTCCTCCAGCTTGAGCTCACCACAAACATTTCAGGAATCCTTCTGACCTTTGTCACAACTGTCTTCCAAGGCGACACTCCAATAACACCACTCCAGTTGTTTCTGGTGAACTTAACGGTGGGAACTCTGGCTGCATTGGCTCTGTTGACAGAGGCACCAACTCAGAAATTGCTGGAAACGCGACCAATAAATCAGACTCAACCTATTATAACCAAGTCTATGAGGAGGAATATATTTGTTCAAGTGTGTTATCAGGCAATTGTTTTACTAACCTTTCAACTCATCAAGGACGGCGACATCTTAGGAATGGATCGAAAACTGAAAAAAGCCATGGTTTTCAATGGTTTTGTTCTATGCTTGGTTTTCAATCAGTTCAATGCAAGAGCACCAGAGAAGAAGAATGTGTTCAAGGGAATCATTGGAAGCCATTGGTTTCTAGTATCAGTTGGAGTTCCTATTATTTTGGAGGTGTTACTAATGGAATTTGCGGAAAAATTTACTGGTTTTCCAAGGCTGAACAAGATGCAGTGGCTTGCTTGTATCTTATTTGCAATCATGTCGTGGCCTATCGATTATGCAGTGAAGTGCATTTCAAGTTTCTTCGCTAAAAGATCTATTGGTGTTCCAAGTTGTCTCAGCTCCACTGGTCCTTTACAGTCTACTCCTTCGACATCTCTTCTGTCTCAAAGTCCAACTCCAGTAACCTAG